One window of the Rhodococcus sovatensis genome contains the following:
- a CDS encoding amidase yields MSCPGRVHAFADDALGELDATGIAAAIEAGEISSLEAVDAAIARADAVNERVNAIQTADFDRARTLAQTPPAGVFSGVPTFVKDNTDVAGLPTDHGSLAIHSRPASRNAAFTDQFLSTGLISLGKSTLPEFGFNASTEYETLPPTRNPWNTDYSSGASSGGSAALVAAGVVPIAHANDGGGSIRIPAAACGLVGLKLTRGREIADAHSSGMPVNIVSNGVLTRTVRDTAAFVAQVERYRTPPKLRPVGLIEGPSNRRLRIGVITESLPGIPVDETTGLAVQDSAHLLADLGHDVSELGLPLSEKDLREFQEDFKIYWAFLAFAVRRFGKKVMDPTFDAAGTDALTRGLSRVYMRNFWRTPQMIHRLRRSADRYHEAFSDIDVMVSPVLAHTTPKLGFLSPANGFDVLFPRLLAYVAFTPLNNATGGPAISLPLAHTTDGLPIGVQFLADHGAEATLLELAFELEAARPFRKITSAEQ; encoded by the coding sequence ATGTCATGTCCAGGCCGCGTACATGCGTTTGCCGATGATGCTCTGGGTGAGCTCGATGCAACGGGTATTGCCGCGGCAATCGAGGCGGGCGAGATCAGTTCACTCGAGGCTGTCGATGCCGCGATTGCACGTGCCGACGCCGTGAACGAGCGTGTGAATGCGATCCAGACTGCTGACTTCGACCGTGCACGCACACTTGCACAAACCCCGCCTGCAGGCGTCTTCTCCGGAGTTCCGACGTTCGTCAAGGACAACACCGATGTCGCTGGATTGCCGACCGATCACGGTTCGCTCGCCATTCACTCGCGCCCAGCGTCGCGCAATGCCGCATTCACCGATCAGTTCCTCTCGACCGGGTTGATCAGCCTCGGCAAGTCGACGTTGCCCGAGTTCGGTTTCAACGCGAGCACCGAATACGAGACTCTGCCACCGACCCGCAATCCCTGGAACACCGATTACTCGAGCGGTGCTTCCTCGGGCGGATCAGCGGCTCTTGTCGCCGCAGGTGTAGTCCCGATCGCGCACGCCAACGATGGCGGCGGTTCCATTCGCATACCCGCCGCAGCATGCGGATTGGTCGGACTCAAGCTCACCCGCGGCCGTGAGATCGCCGACGCCCATTCCTCTGGAATGCCGGTCAACATCGTGTCCAACGGGGTTCTCACTCGCACAGTAAGGGACACAGCCGCGTTCGTGGCGCAAGTCGAGAGGTACCGAACACCTCCGAAGCTGCGTCCGGTCGGGCTGATCGAGGGCCCGTCGAACCGTCGACTCCGAATCGGCGTGATCACGGAATCACTGCCGGGCATACCCGTCGACGAGACCACCGGACTGGCCGTCCAGGACAGCGCCCACCTACTGGCCGATCTTGGACACGATGTCAGTGAACTGGGGCTGCCGTTGTCGGAAAAGGATCTTCGCGAGTTCCAGGAAGATTTCAAGATCTACTGGGCCTTCCTGGCATTTGCTGTTCGGAGGTTCGGGAAGAAGGTGATGGACCCGACGTTCGACGCGGCCGGAACGGATGCGTTGACCCGTGGCCTGTCACGCGTCTACATGCGCAACTTCTGGCGAACCCCACAGATGATTCATCGACTCCGACGGTCCGCGGACAGGTATCACGAAGCTTTCTCCGACATCGACGTCATGGTCTCGCCGGTGCTTGCACACACGACACCGAAGCTCGGATTCCTCTCCCCCGCCAACGGTTTCGATGTATTGTTCCCGCGACTTCTGGCGTACGTCGCGTTCACTCCGCTCAACAACGCCACAGGTGGCCCGGCAATTTCGCTTCCGCTGGCGCACACCACTGACGGCCTACCGATCGGTGTTCAATTCTTGGCCGACCATGGCGCCGAAGCAACGTTGCTGGAGTTGGCGTTCGAACTCGAAGCTGCCCGGCCGTTCCGAAAAATCACATCGGCCGAGCAGTAG
- a CDS encoding fatty acid desaturase family protein produces the protein MTIEDTTRIDPVNPLAHLSDDTIAELAKEFDAIHDEVYASLGAKDRKYITSVIAAQRQLLVAGRVLLLGSTSKPAWVAGTACLGIAKILENMEIGHNVMHGQWDWMNDPEIHSSVWDWDTASTAQSWKHSHNYVHHTYTNIRGKDKDLGYEIMRIDPRQKWHPVYLAQPFYNVLLMAFFEWGVALHDLDIEAIRRGEKPAKDVISDLKGIAVKARKQFVKDYVGWPVISAGAFALAQLASGGRLRESKRSRIATKLRSSTRFGASRKTAAFFDSRFSGIESTFLSTLAANFTANIIRNVWSHGIIFCGHFPDQAYTFSEEEVENETRGGWYVRQLVGAANIDGGPLFHLMSGNLSYQVEHHLYPDMPSTRYSEVAPKIKDICERYQLPYNSGPLMQQWGMVHRTIARLALPGGKIRPKPGPYRPEEAWRRKFSATPSDSEAARSRSRVPAGHPAAGPEHNSGGVDVEPPPRGDD, from the coding sequence ATGACCATCGAAGACACAACCAGGATAGATCCAGTCAATCCACTGGCACATCTCAGCGACGACACCATCGCCGAGCTCGCCAAAGAATTCGACGCCATTCACGACGAGGTCTATGCGAGCCTCGGCGCGAAGGACCGCAAGTACATCACTTCCGTAATCGCGGCCCAACGCCAGTTGCTCGTCGCAGGTCGAGTTCTGCTGCTCGGCTCGACGAGCAAGCCTGCCTGGGTTGCCGGCACCGCATGCCTCGGAATCGCCAAGATTCTCGAAAACATGGAAATCGGTCACAACGTCATGCATGGGCAGTGGGACTGGATGAACGATCCAGAGATCCACTCCTCGGTGTGGGACTGGGACACGGCATCCACAGCGCAGTCCTGGAAGCACTCGCACAACTACGTCCACCACACGTACACCAACATTCGAGGCAAGGACAAAGATCTCGGATACGAGATCATGCGGATCGATCCGCGCCAGAAATGGCATCCGGTGTATCTAGCCCAGCCGTTCTACAACGTCCTCCTGATGGCGTTCTTCGAGTGGGGCGTCGCATTGCACGACCTCGATATCGAGGCGATCCGACGGGGCGAGAAGCCCGCCAAAGATGTCATCAGCGACCTCAAAGGTATTGCGGTAAAGGCACGCAAGCAGTTCGTCAAGGACTACGTCGGCTGGCCGGTCATCAGTGCCGGCGCGTTTGCACTGGCACAGTTGGCGTCGGGCGGCCGACTGCGCGAGAGTAAGAGGTCGAGGATCGCGACAAAGCTGCGCTCGTCCACCCGCTTCGGCGCATCGCGCAAGACGGCCGCGTTTTTCGACAGCAGATTCAGCGGTATCGAGAGCACGTTCCTGTCCACCCTCGCTGCCAACTTCACGGCGAACATCATCCGCAACGTGTGGTCGCACGGAATCATCTTCTGCGGTCACTTCCCGGATCAGGCATACACGTTCAGCGAGGAAGAGGTCGAGAACGAAACCCGCGGTGGCTGGTACGTCCGTCAACTCGTCGGCGCCGCCAATATCGACGGTGGTCCCCTGTTCCACCTCATGAGCGGCAACCTCAGCTACCAGGTCGAGCACCACCTGTACCCGGACATGCCCAGCACCAGATATTCCGAGGTCGCACCGAAGATCAAGGACATCTGCGAGCGCTACCAGTTGCCGTACAACAGTGGGCCGCTGATGCAGCAGTGGGGCATGGTGCACCGCACCATCGCGAGACTGGCCCTCCCCGGCGGCAAGATTCGGCCGAAGCCAGGCCCCTACCGGCCGGAAGAAGCCTGGCGTCGCAAGTTCAGCGCCACGCCTTCCGACAGCGAGGCCGCACGCTCGCGTAGCCGCGTTCCCGCCGGGCACCCTGCCGCCGGACCGGAGCACAACTCCGGTGGTGTCGACGTCGAACCACCGCCCCGCGGCGACGACTGA
- a CDS encoding ferredoxin reductase produces the protein MAERGAKPQVSLVRRTALRAVRMLFNPLRPDDYLSMINPLWTTRELRGQVVSVAPEGSDAVSVFIRPGFEWAGHTPGQYVRLGVLIDGRYHWRAYSLTSDPDPVDGLVSVSPKLVPEGTVSPYLVGTIRTGDIVRLSEVEGEFTLPSPIPDKMVFISAGSGITPIISMLRSLDHHDQMSDIVVVHSVHTREQLMFAETLEELAAKHDGLRLELRITSDEGRMKASELDALVPDWRERDAFCSGPGEHLDDLRSFWKDQGNSDRFHYESFQPVIGGGDDAGEGGTVRFTNSNKDVECDGSTTILAAGEDAGLDLTFGCRIGICHTCVGTLKSGRLRDLRNGDVSEPTGQAVRICVNTAEGDIEIEL, from the coding sequence GTGGCAGAGCGGGGGGCCAAGCCCCAGGTTTCATTGGTTCGTAGGACGGCGCTGCGCGCTGTCCGAATGTTGTTCAATCCGCTGAGACCCGACGACTATTTGTCGATGATCAACCCCCTGTGGACGACACGGGAGTTGCGGGGCCAGGTGGTTTCAGTCGCGCCCGAAGGATCGGATGCGGTGTCGGTGTTCATCCGGCCCGGATTCGAATGGGCAGGTCATACGCCGGGACAGTACGTACGTCTCGGTGTACTCATCGACGGCCGCTACCACTGGCGGGCGTACTCGTTGACGTCCGATCCCGACCCGGTTGACGGCCTCGTGAGCGTCAGCCCGAAGCTCGTACCGGAGGGCACCGTCTCGCCGTACCTGGTGGGGACCATCAGGACGGGCGACATCGTCCGTCTCAGCGAGGTGGAGGGTGAGTTCACGCTACCGAGTCCGATCCCGGACAAGATGGTGTTCATCAGCGCAGGCAGCGGCATCACGCCCATCATCAGCATGCTGCGCAGTCTCGATCACCACGACCAGATGTCCGACATCGTGGTCGTGCACTCGGTGCACACCCGTGAACAGCTCATGTTCGCCGAGACGCTCGAAGAGCTGGCGGCAAAACACGACGGGCTGCGTCTCGAGCTCCGTATCACCAGCGACGAAGGCCGGATGAAGGCTTCGGAGTTGGACGCGCTGGTCCCTGACTGGCGCGAGCGCGACGCGTTCTGCTCGGGTCCGGGCGAGCATCTGGACGATCTTCGGTCGTTCTGGAAGGACCAGGGCAATTCCGATCGGTTCCACTACGAGAGCTTCCAACCTGTCATCGGTGGGGGTGACGATGCAGGTGAGGGCGGCACCGTCCGCTTCACCAACAGCAACAAGGACGTCGAGTGCGACGGCAGCACCACCATTCTGGCCGCAGGCGAAGACGCGGGTCTCGATTTGACCTTCGGTTGCCGCATCGGGATTTGCCATACCTGTGTCGGCACGCTCAAGTCCGGGCGTTTACGAGACCTTCGAAACGGGGACGTCTCGGAACCTACGGGGCAAGCGGTGCGGATCTGCGTGAACACGGCAGAGGGCGACATCGAAATCGAACTATGA
- a CDS encoding alcohol dehydrogenase catalytic domain-containing protein: MKAAIYETFGGPIEIRELPNPTCSPHGVVVEVEATGLCRSDWHGWRGHDPDIPLPNIPGHELAGIVVEVGDLVERFAVGARITVPFVNACGDCPPCRRGDQQVCDVQTQPGFTHHGSFADRVALEHADVNLVLLPDEIDFDTAASLGCRFATAYRAVVQVAGVQRGDVVAVHGCGGVGLSAVMIAASRGAHVIAVDPASASRELARTLGATEAYSDASSVRDVDVSLDCFGAMETMRASIGCLRPRGRHVQVGLLGENGSPTVDMGRVIAKELQVLGSHGMSAHTYPAMLAEISAGTLRPQALVREVIGIEEAAARLMTLDASGAGAGGVTIVHP; encoded by the coding sequence ATGAAAGCAGCAATCTACGAGACGTTCGGCGGCCCGATCGAGATACGTGAACTACCGAATCCGACGTGCTCGCCGCACGGGGTCGTCGTCGAGGTCGAAGCTACCGGTCTGTGCCGGAGTGACTGGCACGGCTGGCGCGGTCACGATCCTGACATTCCGCTGCCGAACATTCCTGGTCATGAACTGGCAGGAATCGTCGTCGAAGTCGGTGACCTCGTCGAACGTTTCGCCGTCGGCGCCCGCATCACGGTCCCGTTCGTCAATGCCTGCGGGGACTGTCCGCCATGCCGACGCGGCGACCAGCAAGTGTGCGACGTTCAAACTCAGCCCGGTTTCACCCACCACGGATCGTTCGCCGACCGAGTCGCGCTCGAACACGCGGACGTCAATCTCGTCTTGCTCCCCGACGAGATCGACTTCGACACCGCCGCAAGTCTCGGATGCAGGTTCGCGACCGCCTACCGGGCGGTCGTACAGGTAGCCGGCGTACAGCGAGGAGATGTGGTCGCGGTGCACGGGTGCGGCGGCGTCGGGCTGTCAGCGGTGATGATTGCGGCTTCCCGAGGCGCACACGTGATCGCCGTCGATCCTGCGTCGGCCAGTCGTGAACTCGCCCGCACACTCGGGGCAACCGAGGCGTACTCGGACGCGTCCAGTGTGCGCGACGTCGACGTCTCGCTGGATTGCTTCGGCGCGATGGAAACGATGCGGGCGTCCATCGGTTGCCTGCGTCCGCGTGGCAGGCACGTTCAGGTGGGCCTGCTGGGCGAAAACGGATCTCCGACGGTCGACATGGGCCGCGTCATCGCCAAGGAGCTTCAGGTGCTGGGCAGTCACGGGATGTCGGCCCACACCTACCCGGCGATGCTCGCCGAGATCTCGGCGGGGACCCTACGCCCGCAGGCGCTTGTCCGGGAGGTCATCGGTATCGAGGAGGCGGCGGCCCGGCTGATGACGCTCGATGCGTCGGGTGCCGGCGCGGGCGGGGTGACAATCGTGCATCCGTGA
- a CDS encoding LLM class flavin-dependent oxidoreductase, translating to MKKIGFLSFGHWTPSPQSQTRSASEVLLQSIDLAVAAEELGADGAYYRVHHFANQLSSPFPLLAAIGAKTDSIEIGTGVIDMRYENPYYMTEDAGSADLISGGRLQLGISRGSPEQVIEGYKYFGHVPQDGTDHAEMARDHTRTFLDLLEGKGFAEPNPRPMFPNPPGLLRLEPHSAGLRERIWWGAGNRQTAEWAAEQGMNLMSSTLLTEDTGVPFHQLQAEQIERFRKTWADAQHSHEPRVSVSRSIFPIVNETDRAYFGRQTEGQDQVGYIDGGIARFGKSYAGEPDRLIEELAADEAIAAADTVLLTVPNQLGVDYCAHVMESLLTEVAPALGWR from the coding sequence ATGAAAAAGATCGGGTTCTTGTCGTTCGGTCACTGGACGCCGTCACCGCAGTCCCAGACGCGGTCCGCTTCGGAAGTACTCCTTCAGTCGATCGATCTGGCGGTTGCTGCCGAGGAGTTGGGCGCCGACGGCGCGTACTACCGCGTGCACCACTTTGCCAATCAGCTCTCCTCGCCGTTCCCGCTGCTCGCGGCGATCGGCGCCAAGACCGACTCCATCGAGATCGGTACCGGAGTCATCGACATGCGCTACGAGAACCCCTACTACATGACCGAGGATGCGGGATCTGCCGACCTCATCTCGGGAGGCCGACTGCAGCTCGGCATCAGCCGAGGATCGCCCGAGCAGGTGATCGAGGGGTACAAGTACTTCGGTCACGTTCCGCAGGACGGCACCGATCACGCGGAGATGGCTCGCGATCACACTCGTACGTTCCTCGACCTCCTCGAAGGCAAGGGATTCGCCGAGCCCAATCCTCGCCCGATGTTCCCGAATCCCCCGGGATTGCTTCGTCTCGAACCGCACTCTGCTGGTTTGCGCGAGCGGATCTGGTGGGGAGCCGGAAACCGCCAGACCGCAGAATGGGCGGCCGAGCAGGGCATGAATCTGATGAGTTCGACGCTGCTGACCGAGGACACCGGAGTCCCGTTTCACCAATTGCAAGCCGAGCAGATCGAGCGCTTTCGCAAGACCTGGGCAGACGCCCAGCACTCACATGAGCCGCGCGTCTCGGTCAGTCGGAGCATCTTTCCGATCGTGAACGAAACGGACCGCGCCTACTTCGGGCGGCAGACAGAGGGACAGGATCAGGTCGGGTACATCGACGGAGGCATTGCTCGCTTCGGCAAGTCCTACGCAGGCGAACCGGACCGACTCATCGAGGAACTTGCCGCGGATGAGGCTATCGCCGCCGCCGATACCGTGCTGCTCACCGTTCCCAACCAACTCGGCGTCGACTACTGCGCGCACGTGATGGAATCGCTACTCACCGAGGTGGCACCCGCACTGGGTTGGCGCTGA
- a CDS encoding alpha/beta hydrolase, whose translation MDVRARNNVSIVGKDGGPTVMLAHGFGCDQQLWRAVTELLTPTCRVVLFDHVGAGASDVAAWDQERYSSLDAYAADVVDIVTDLDLRNVTFVGHSVASMIGVLAAAARPDLFARLVLLTPSPRYIDDGDYRGGFSIADIDELLDSLDSNYLGWSRQMAPQIMGNPDRPELGDELTESFCRTDPACARSFARATFLSDNRADLERVVTPTLVIDCANDSLAPPSVGRYVCEHITGSSLITLDASGHCPQVSNPDITAQAILSFVDFS comes from the coding sequence GTGGATGTGCGAGCAAGGAACAATGTGTCGATCGTGGGCAAGGACGGCGGCCCGACGGTCATGCTTGCGCACGGTTTCGGTTGCGATCAGCAGCTGTGGCGTGCCGTCACCGAACTGTTGACGCCGACGTGCCGCGTCGTGCTGTTCGATCATGTGGGAGCCGGTGCATCCGACGTGGCGGCGTGGGATCAAGAACGCTATTCGTCTCTCGATGCATACGCGGCCGACGTCGTGGACATCGTGACCGATCTCGATCTGCGGAACGTCACCTTCGTCGGTCACTCGGTGGCATCGATGATCGGCGTTTTGGCGGCGGCGGCGCGACCGGACTTGTTCGCCCGGCTCGTTCTGCTGACACCGTCACCCCGGTACATCGACGACGGTGACTACCGAGGCGGGTTCAGCATCGCCGACATCGACGAACTACTCGACTCGCTCGACAGCAACTACCTCGGTTGGTCTCGCCAAATGGCTCCGCAGATCATGGGCAACCCCGATCGTCCTGAACTCGGCGACGAATTGACCGAGAGCTTCTGCAGGACAGACCCTGCGTGTGCTCGATCGTTCGCGCGAGCTACCTTTCTGTCGGACAATCGGGCAGATCTGGAGCGGGTGGTGACTCCGACTCTCGTGATCGACTGCGCCAACGATTCGCTCGCTCCACCATCAGTGGGACGCTATGTCTGCGAACACATCACAGGCAGCTCCTTGATCACGCTGGATGCGAGTGGACACTGCCCACAGGTGAGCAACCCGGATATCACTGCGCAGGCGATTCTGTCGTTCGTCGACTTCTCATGA
- a CDS encoding PP2C family protein-serine/threonine phosphatase, translating into MNDADPLLHDTAEDLYEFAPCGYLSTWPDGRIAKVNATLLKWLEYERGELLGRCFADLLTVGGRIHYETHFAPLLLTRGSIESAALDLIDSHGERLPVFVTANTRMGPDGVPALIRITALDARERRSYERELIEERRRAEFERERVQVLATTLQRSLLPPSLTPPNGVDADAYYHFASNYDVGGDFYDLFPLSDNRWGFFLGDVCGKGPEAAAITSSTRYTLRAAAVYDRDPATVLRDLNSLLLQEFGQEAAKFCTVVFGIMTLGGGGLDVELASGGHPPAMLLRKVGTAEYLDTPGGQLVGILPDARFVSTRIRLMPGDTVVLYSDGLTEARTGIGRERYDDDGALLEFAKAHAPSSAHRIVGVLRDLMESFGAGLEDDAAIMAFGLPASDHSV; encoded by the coding sequence ATGAACGACGCCGATCCGCTGCTGCACGACACCGCCGAGGATCTCTACGAGTTCGCACCGTGCGGTTACCTGTCGACCTGGCCCGACGGCAGGATCGCGAAAGTGAATGCCACCCTGTTGAAGTGGCTCGAGTACGAACGTGGAGAACTGCTCGGACGCTGCTTCGCGGATCTCCTCACAGTCGGCGGTCGCATCCATTACGAGACTCATTTCGCGCCGCTGCTCCTCACTCGCGGCTCGATCGAGAGTGCAGCACTCGATCTGATCGACTCGCACGGCGAGCGGCTTCCTGTCTTCGTCACCGCGAACACCAGGATGGGTCCGGACGGGGTTCCGGCTCTGATTCGTATCACCGCACTCGACGCCAGGGAACGACGCTCCTACGAGCGCGAGCTGATCGAGGAACGCCGACGCGCCGAATTCGAACGTGAGCGTGTGCAGGTACTCGCCACCACTCTGCAGCGATCGCTACTGCCTCCGTCGCTTACGCCGCCCAACGGAGTCGACGCCGACGCGTACTACCACTTCGCCTCGAATTACGACGTCGGGGGAGATTTCTACGACCTGTTTCCGTTGTCGGACAATCGGTGGGGCTTCTTCCTGGGAGACGTGTGCGGCAAGGGCCCCGAGGCTGCAGCCATCACCTCGTCGACGAGATACACCCTCCGCGCGGCGGCGGTGTACGACCGAGATCCGGCAACGGTGCTGCGCGATCTCAATTCGCTTCTCCTGCAGGAGTTCGGACAGGAAGCGGCCAAATTCTGCACCGTCGTGTTCGGGATCATGACCCTCGGTGGGGGTGGACTCGACGTCGAATTGGCCAGTGGCGGGCACCCGCCGGCAATGCTGCTCCGAAAGGTCGGCACCGCAGAGTATTTGGACACGCCGGGCGGACAACTCGTAGGGATTCTTCCTGATGCTCGGTTCGTGTCGACTCGCATTCGGTTGATGCCGGGGGACACCGTGGTGCTCTATTCCGACGGCCTGACCGAAGCACGCACCGGAATCGGTCGCGAGCGTTACGACGACGACGGAGCGTTGCTCGAGTTCGCGAAGGCTCACGCCCCGTCGAGCGCGCACCGAATCGTCGGCGTACTTCGCGACTTGATGGAGAGCTTCGGCGCCGGACTGGAAGACGACGCGGCGATCATGGCGTTCGGGTTGCCGGCGTCGGATCACTCCGTCTGA
- a CDS encoding MSMEG_1061 family FMN-dependent PPOX-type flavoprotein, translating to MEWDEIRDPDELTAMFGTPSYRAANKDRSALHALDIQWLAHSPFCLIGTADVDGRCDVSPKGDPAGELVRVLDEKTIAIAERPGNKRMDGYRNVLANPFVGINFFIPGRGDTLRINGGARLVKDAPFFDEMSVKGHRPILCLVVDVEQVFFHCAKAFMRSRLWEPQSWDPAVMPTVAAITKAVMPDSPETVAELEEYFGPAYEKQLYQSQSSRPNATAPRMV from the coding sequence GTGGAATGGGACGAAATTCGAGACCCCGACGAGTTGACCGCCATGTTCGGCACGCCGAGTTATCGAGCTGCGAACAAGGACCGCTCCGCGCTGCACGCGCTCGATATCCAGTGGCTCGCGCACTCACCGTTCTGTCTGATCGGTACTGCCGACGTCGACGGTCGGTGCGACGTCTCGCCGAAGGGAGATCCCGCAGGCGAACTCGTTCGTGTGCTCGATGAGAAGACGATTGCAATTGCCGAGCGTCCGGGAAACAAGCGCATGGACGGCTACCGAAACGTCCTGGCGAATCCGTTCGTCGGTATCAACTTCTTCATTCCGGGTCGTGGCGACACCCTCCGGATCAATGGTGGCGCCCGCCTCGTCAAGGACGCACCGTTCTTCGACGAGATGTCGGTGAAGGGGCATCGACCCATTCTGTGTCTCGTAGTCGACGTCGAGCAGGTCTTCTTTCATTGCGCCAAGGCGTTCATGAGATCGCGACTGTGGGAGCCACAGTCCTGGGATCCGGCGGTGATGCCCACGGTTGCGGCCATCACGAAAGCAGTCATGCCGGACTCGCCGGAGACGGTTGCCGAGTTGGAGGAGTACTTCGGCCCGGCCTACGAGAAACAGCTCTACCAGAGTCAGTCGAGTCGCCCGAATGCCACTGCGCCGAGGATGGTGTGA
- a CDS encoding TetR/AcrR family transcriptional regulator, which produces MSTSETDTDTGRPYRGSTPGQRRETRREQLLDAAVEVFGTTGYRSASIDRICATAGLTKRYFYESFDSSEDLLEAVYRRATATMLTSIHPPATGAATEHETSAEEVLQAALSNFFRTIADDPRSARIVLLEVLGVSAAIDALYRQTTSLFVDAVLALATSVGLANGLAGPNRRTLAVGLVGAILMMTQQWLLAPESEPLDGIIAGAHTILGAVAFGRLD; this is translated from the coding sequence GTGAGCACTTCCGAGACCGACACCGACACCGGCCGCCCGTACCGCGGATCGACGCCGGGCCAGCGACGCGAGACACGACGCGAGCAACTCCTCGACGCCGCAGTCGAGGTGTTCGGAACAACCGGATACCGCTCGGCATCGATCGATCGGATCTGCGCGACGGCGGGATTGACCAAGAGGTATTTCTACGAATCGTTCGACAGCAGCGAGGACCTGCTCGAAGCGGTCTACCGACGTGCCACGGCCACGATGCTGACCAGCATCCATCCGCCTGCTACCGGCGCAGCGACCGAACACGAGACCAGCGCCGAGGAAGTCCTTCAAGCCGCTCTGTCGAACTTCTTTCGCACGATCGCCGACGACCCACGATCCGCACGCATCGTGTTACTCGAGGTACTGGGGGTCTCGGCCGCGATCGACGCTCTGTATCGCCAGACGACGTCCCTGTTCGTCGACGCGGTGCTCGCCCTCGCGACGTCCGTCGGGCTTGCCAACGGTCTCGCGGGCCCGAATCGACGAACCCTCGCCGTCGGGCTGGTCGGCGCCATTCTCATGATGACGCAGCAGTGGTTGCTTGCCCCCGAGTCGGAACCGTTGGACGGCATCATCGCCGGTGCTCACACCATCCTCGGCGCAGTGGCATTCGGGCGACTCGACTGA